The following are encoded together in the Daucus carota subsp. sativus chromosome 5, DH1 v3.0, whole genome shotgun sequence genome:
- the LOC108219922 gene encoding tRNase Z TRZ2, chloroplastic — MLRVTTRYPTRQHPQIGLHTPSKTSLKPTLQNPRFYTHNYTYINTSTHMYASNPSCSLPQLCKALTFSSSCLQFHQPNSLFPSKPSKIIKTPVLITQNNEGVVKIQALIGSGFLPAIEEKPSKNIKTHVQNNGRVVKIEALKGSGFLSAIGNAIEEEEEYRKARAEVNRKGADLGGYSVEGLSVGGHETCVIVPELKSAFDIGRCPPKAVHQNFLFITHAHLDHIGGLPMYLATRGLYNLKPPTVFVPPCIKDDVEKLIDIHRVLGQVELNLELVALDIGETYEMRNDLVVRPFKTHHVIPSQGYVIYSVRKKLKKQYMHLNGKQIEKLKKSGVEITDTILSPDVAFTGDTTSDFFLDPRSADALRANVLITEATFLNEDFSVEHARERGHTHIFEIMAHAKWIRNKTLLLTHFSPRYHIEDIRQAVSKLQPKVSAKVIPLTEGFKSMHA, encoded by the exons ATGCTCCGAGTTACTACCAGATATCCAACAAGACAACATCCTCAAATTGGATTACACACACCTTCCAAAACCTCCCTAAAACCCACTCTCCAAAATCCAAGATTCTACACACACAACTacacatatataaacacaagCACACACATGTACGCTTCAAACCCTTCTTGTTCTCTACCACAACTATGCAAAGCTCTCACCTTTTCATCCTCATGCCTCCAATTCCACCAACCCAATTCACTTTTCCCctcaaaaccaagtaaaatcaTCAAGACCCCTGTTTTAATCACTCAAAACAATGAAGGGGTTGTAAAGATTCAAGCTTTAATAGGGTCAGGCTTTTTACCTGCAATTGAAGAAAAACCAAGCAAGAACATCAAGACCCATGTTCAAAACAATGGGAGGGTTGTAAAGATTGAAGCTTTGAAAGGGTCAGGCTTTTTGTCAGCAATTGGGAATGCAATTGAAGAGGAAGAGGAGTATAGGAAGGCTAGAGCCGAGGTGAATAGGAAAGGTGCTGACTTGGGGGGGTATTCAGTGGAAGGACTGTCTGTTGGAGGGCATGAGACTTGTGTGATAGTGCCTGAGTTGAAGTCGGCTTTCGATATCGGAAGGTGTCCTCCTAAAGCTGTTCATCAGAATTTCTTGTTTATTACTCATGCTCATCTTGACCATATA GGTGGATTACCAATGTATTTAGCAACTCGTGGCTTGTACAACTTAAAACCTCCGACGGTGTTTGTTCCTCCCTGCATAAAAGACGACGTAGAGAagttgattgatatacatagGGTCCTGGGTCAGGTAGAACTGAACCTTGAGTTGGTTGCGTTGGATATAG GTGAAACATATGAAATGCGGAATGACCTTGTTGTACGACCATTTAAAACTCACCATGTGATCCCCAGTCAG GGTTATGTCATCTACTCAGTTAGGAAGAAGCTGAAAAAGCAATACATGCATTTGAACGGAAAACAAATTGAGAAACTTAAGAAATCCGGTGTTGAG ATCACAGATACCATATTGTCTCCGGATGTGGCTTTTACGGGAGATACAACGTCTGACTTCTTCCTTGATCCTCGCAGTGCTGATGCATTGAGGGCAAATGTTCTTATAACTGAG GCAACTTTCTTAAATGAAGATTTCAGTGTTGAGCATGCCAGAGAGCGTGGTCATACTCATATATTTGAG ATAATGGCCCATGCAAAATGGATACGAAACAAAACCTTGTTGCTAACTCATTTCTCTCCCCGCTACCATATTGAG GACATCCGGCAAGCTGTATCAAAATTGCAACCTAAGGTTTCAGCTAAAGTTATCCCTCTGACAGAAGGATTTAAATCAATGCACGCATAA